The window TAACAACCCTGTCATCATCCTTTTGTAACCTTGCCCTCTCCTACTCTCTTTTGCCATTCCTCTTTTTGTGCATCATGCATGTCACCAGCGTTTTTCTATGTAGAGATATGTTTCATGTGTGACCCATGAtcatatttcctctttatgTACTCTGGCTGTTGTCCAGAGAGCTTATTGAATGTCTTGACATATGATATTCTAACCTGTATGTCCTCTGACAGCTCGCTGACTTTAAGATAACAGCTCAAAGGCATGTTTGATCAAGAGCAGGGATAGCCCTACACTAACATCTGCTCCATTTTAGCCTTATACACTCTTAAACATGcaagatgtcccgcccttttATCTTCCAGCAACAAAGATATTCAATTGCAAATGTCCTTGTATCTCTTCCAAAATTATTGAATGTAGCAAGGGAGTCTCCTTGTATAACCATCCTTAATGTCTTTACCCTCAGACATcaatgagtgtgtgtcctctccgTGCCTGAACGCTGGGACTTGCGTGGATGAAGTGAACCAGTTTTCTTGTGTCTGTGCCAAAGGCTGGACCGGAGCTACCTGTCAGAGCCCAGTGCCAACATGTGGGTATAATACAGTTCATActcagaccacacacacatgttggtGGTGTACTTTTCCTTCACCAATCTCCACATAAAACTTAAAATTTGGGTCTCAGGTTGCTTCAAATGCTGTCATACCTTAATATCGGATGATATATGTAACAAAAACTGGACATTTTCAAGACAAAACTTTATTGCAGATCATGTGTTTTTAGGCCAGGATTCAAAAGTCCGGTTAGAGAGATTATATTGGCTGTGGGTTTGGCTTGCCAACACAAGCCAGTGCTACATAccacaaagtgttttttaatcaattacATCCTGAAGTCCAAGACGATGCTGGTTCAGAGTGTGGTCTGTTTCTTGATGTGGGTGGGGGGATTAATCTCTGAAGTAGACTTTGTTTATCTCTACTCATGTTATATCACCATGCTAATTTACTGTTCATAACTTTATGTTGCTCATTAGATCATTGGGGCTCTATTTATTCTTTGGTACTGGATTTTTGAGGCAGTAAGATATTCTATCACATAAACACAAAGTTCATGTATGAATATATTAAAGGTGCCAGCATTTCCATATGTTGATATCAACTTTGATTGTTGGCTTAAGATGACATATGGAAtttctgtttctgcacattGGTTTAGAAAGTTTGAAATTGGAAGAGAATCAGGGAATAAAAACCCAATTTTTAACTGCTaacctttcctctttcctgtccCCCTCATTCAGTCTTTGTCACTATGACAAACACCTCTGCCGCCACCTCCCCAGCCACCGCTGCTGCTGTTACCCTGCCTGCTGCCACCACTGGGCCCTTTGTTCGTCCATCACGTTGCAGCATAATACAGGGGACCACCCACTGCACCTGTGAGGCCGGATACACCATCTCTGGCAGGGACAGCAACACCTGCACTGGTACGACTAGTACCTGCCCAAGCTGTGACTACAACATACATGTATGTCTCCATGTGGGATGTTAACTGTTTGCGTTTTTGGCTTTTAGATATAGATGAATGTGAGCTGTTCCATAATGGCCAGGCTGGCAAACTGTGTTTACACTCTTGTGTTAACACCGCTGGAGGCTACCGCTGTACCTGCCCGGTCGGATACAATGGGACCCGCGATGGACGCAGCTgtaaaggtgtttttttctttacagtattttgtttcacttttctttttttgccctCAACATAAAATAATCCACAAGATAGTTATGTAATACCAACATCTGTTGACAAATACCAAGATATAAAACATTGTTAACTATGGTCCTTTGTCCCATTTTATAGAATACATACTTGGTAAattctgttttgcttttaaactaaatgttatgGAAAGTTTCATCAAAACTCTACAAATTGATAATCTGATActtaaatatatgataaaatcTCAACCAACTTTTCAGTTTCAATAATTTTGTTACTTTGCTGATGTTTCTTCACAGACATTGATGAGTGTGCAACCAGACAAAACAACTGCGCAAACGACCAGATGTGCATTAATACGTATGGTGGCTTCCAGTGTGTCCGTGTGGACTGCCCCAAAATCCCTCATGCAACATATGTCAAGACGTCACCTATGTGAGCATTTTACCTAACCCTTTTTTACATCTAAGTTCACTCCCGTTGTAAGTATGATTAAGTATGATTTTTCATTTGATATCTATCGATATGAAGTTTGTAGAACATGTACTAGAACACGCTTTAATAACCCAACCATCATTGGTCTCGTTGTTTTGAATTGAAATCGGGAGATTTTTGTTAAAACACTATAGTGGTATTATCTTGTGTCTTCTATGGTTGATTGTCTTTCCAACAGTACAGTTTCTTAATATTGGCTTTGTGCATTTGGATCGAGTAATTCAATACTTAGACAATATTGTATATCACctagctttaaaataaatgtaaaaaactgaaaaatatttacaatatggGACCTTTGAAAACATTGacatgattgattttttttctcacttttaacATAAACTCTTTTTCCAGGCGTTGTGAACGTAACCCCTGTTCTGTGGACAACAAGGCATGTTCTCAGACACCAAACTCTTTCTCCTACCATTACCTGGCTGTTGTATCCAACCTGTCGGCTCCTCGTGTCATGTTCAGGGTCTCAGCGTTACGTCCAATTGGTGACACGCTTCGCTTCTCCCTGCTGGGGGGAAGACAAACCCGGCGGCACTTCACAGTCCAGCGTTCGGACCGATTGACGGGTCAGCTCATGCTTGTGAGCCCTGTGCAGGGCCCTGCCACACTGGAGGCAGACGTGGAGATGAGCGAGCTGGAGAGACGAGTCCAGCTGGGGAAGTACATCACCAAAGTCACAATGTTTGTTTCCCAGTATGAGTTTTAGAAAGATAGGGAAGAATGTGTCAACACGCTAAAACCACAAAGTCcaaacaaaagcattgtttGGATTTAGCCGAGGACTCTATAATGGATGTTTGATAATCAATTGTAATGGTGACTATCTAGTGTGTGCTTTTGCTCAactgaaacatatttattgCCCAAATAAAGCCATGAGTGTATGATTTGTAAAAGGATAATTACACGATGTAGCAAACAGTTAAACATCATTCAAGTCAGTCCAACCTGAAGGAAAGTGCTATATTTGTAAATGAAAGTTCTGCTATGTTGACATTAATGTTACATATGCTGGATATGTAATCATGATGTGTGAGgattttgtaattgtatttacgataatgttttatttatattctggtTTCTATTCAactataataaaatgtttaaaacatcacattaacTTTTAAAAGTTCAGTTATTTCATTTGCAAAAGgataaattgttaaaaaaaatggtttataTATAGCGGTGAGATATGTGAGCAGTAgcttttttgcaaaacacttcAGTTCTCTCAGTACAGAGCGGTGCTGTTCAGCAGACAGAAAGCCAAAGACAGGCTGCTCAAAGAACCACTGTGTTCTTACAGTGCATGAATAACTCCCAACGTTTCAATTTGCACAACAAGTACacacataaaaatacacattcacCCAGCAGCTAAGGGGTGTGTGATAATTTTCCCTTTGAAAGGAGGTGTATATTTTGCAAAAATTGTAGCAATTTAGAGAAGTGTGATGAAATGTGAGacctctgtgctgcaggagcCATCTACTGCTTCGCATTACACAGCTGTCTGAAAAATAACCCTCATAGAAGTGCATCTGTAGCACAGTGAGGCAAAGTGTAGGTTCACTGGAGACAAACAGGGTGTCTTTAGTGGCAGAAGGGGGCTCCATTCTGTGGCAGAGGTACGCAGAGGACACAGTTGAGGGGGCGAGGGGGGGATCCTTAAATGAGATTGCACGCTGAGTGAAGAAAAAAGATGGTTAGAGATagggaggcagacagagagtgaTGGCTGAATAGAGAGGGCTGAATGGAAGACGATTCACGCCAGGGTTGCAGGCTGAATTAAAATCTGCTGTCTTTATTACCACCGAAGAATAAACCTCTCACTgttctcactctgttgctgctgcctgttttgttttactatgTGAATATAGAGTAAAGTAAAGGTGAATCAGGGACTAACGTTTAACTTTTTCACCCCCTGTCCCTCCATAAATTAAACATTCAATCCTTTCCATATCATCTATGGCTTATAATTTCTGTGCTTTTACTCTGCATTGCTTCTGTGAGATCCAGCCATGGTGCataacacacataaatacaaactGTGCCTTCAGACAATCTGCCTCTGATAGATCCTGGTCTGAAATCTGGTGTTTTGACTGTGCTGTTGAACCCTCACTCACTGTCCTCACTTTTCCTCCCTGCTCTACCTTATCATATTACATCCACCTTCTCATCCTTCTATCCCCACTCCTCTATTTCCACTATCTTTTCTCTTCAGCTCTCGTCAATGTGGCTGAGTCACACCATACCGAtaaaaaccattctaatgagTGCTGGCAGTGTGTAAGAGGACTGAAATCAATATCCTGATCTCTGTCTGGTTGTGAGCTACGGTCATAAGAAACCAGCACACTATCTTTGACAGGCTGGGTTATCACTGGTAGGCCTACTTACTTTTGAAAGGGAATACTTCGGTCTCCTCTGAAGTCTAATGGAACAAAGAGGAGTGTGACTGAGTCTGCAGAGGCTCCGGAGAGTGCAGACAGGACTCCACAGCCAATTTGGCTGGGGGCCATTTAATGTGGGCATGCAGGTGAGTGGAGAGAGGCATGCCAGGAGTGCCCACAGTTGATGTGGTCAGGAAAGCAATTCAATACCGCAGACAGGATTTGGGACATGCGGAACCTCATTTTTGAAATCTTAAATCTTTAGCTTCATTTGCTTTTgcaccaataaaaaaacaatgttttctttttcttttttaaacaaatacaaatactctACATTCAAAATATCAATGAGTacatttatgttgtgtttatatCTCAAATCCATTGCAAAAataagcctgtgtgtgtgtgtgcgtgtgcgtgtgcgtgtgtgtgtgtgtgtgtgtgtgtgtgtgtgtgtgtgtgtgtgtgtgtgtgtgtgtgtgtgtgtgtgtgtgtgtgtgtgtgtgttctgtgtacttttaaaacatgatgttacactgccctctgctgcCCAGTTTTAGTCTGTTCAATACTTGGTTATGTATGTATGTCTAAGTTTGTAAGATGCAGAGAAGTAAAACACCAAAGTGCAATGCGGTTTATGGCAAATTTAAGcctttgaattaaaaatgcaaGTACAAATCCTGATGCACACAGGTGTGACAGGATTGCTTGTTGACAATCGGGGAAtataaagctttttatttgcagcCTTTTTATATTATGGGGACAAAAGTAAAACTTGTGAGGACAATTACACAAGAGACTGCTTTTTGAAATCAGCTGTTGTGATGAACTCCTGTTATATCTCCTTTTGTGATTGCCATTTATCAGTACATATTGTTGATGTCTCTCTCTGTGACTTCACCTGAAGAGGGCTCAAGGTAAGATACACACTAAAGGTAAATGAAGCaccaaaaaaatgtttaaaagtagtTATTGTCTTCATCACATCAAAAACAAGTGATGGTATTGAACATTGATAGTATGCTGTTTTGCATAAAGACTTATTCatatattatttacaaagtGTGTAATAGGCCTATAGCCAATCATGAAACATATCTGTTTAGTCTTGCAAATCTGTAGGCATACATTTGGTTAGATGTAACAACATAGGGAgacaagaaaggaaataaacatgcgtattggatttatttgtgtgtaGTATTTTCACGTCTATTTCTCTAAGTTTGTTAGTGATGCAGAATCTCGAAGGCACAGTCTTTGACTTTCGCTAgtaaatgtctgtaaaacatAGATAAACTATTAAAAAGAACAACCAGACTGCCCTCTGCAGCCATGATTCTTTCTGGAGACCACACCCAAAATTCAGCTCTAACTTTGGGGCTCCTCCCCCTGACTGCCCCTCAACTTCCATACTCCCAAAACCCCTCCAGTGTTATCCTAAATCCGCGGTGTGACTTCTGCCACATTAAAAAGTAAGTTGTGTGAAATGTTAATGATTATAAGGTCTTACCAAATCATTCCCTGCTGGTTTTCTTACAGGATCATGAATCTCAGTTGCCCTTCTGGAGAACGATATCAGTCCTCATCCtcatgttttgatgttgttgttcGGGCTGGCTAACTTGCTAACTTTAGCCTAGCTGAAGTTATCTATGAAACAGGCTAGCAAACCACCGTGGGAGATTTGGTGAAAATATGTgttagaagaaaaagaagagagtcTAAAtgcgtgtgtttttgtggaTAACGGTTATCTAAGTTGCTAACATGGCCAAAATAACTTCATGGGACCATGGTATTCGAAATGCAATCTATTACGATGGCGTTCGTCTTTTTACGTAAAGTTAACAAACGAAGTCAAAGTAAACTTTCCTAACGGGAAGATTGTCTTAAACTTAAGGAGTTTGATCTCAAGTTATGTTGTCTCACATACCACTGTGTAGTAGCGTTAGCTTAAGGCTAAGTCATCTCACCACTTTTTGAAATCATCCGTTATTTAATAAGGTGAATCTAAATCCAGATTTTACAAACctcatttgtattaaatgtttcGTTTAATTCAGAATATCAAAAGGTGTTTGAAGGAGGGCAAATGTATGCAGTGCCACCTCTACAAAGCAAAAATCTTAAATGTGTActatttttgtcactttttcctAGGATGGGTTACATTTGCATTACCAGCATTAACATCATAACCCTCAAATGCTTGTATTCtgacagaaacaaaagaaacacatacaaCTGGCCCTGTATCGCTAAACATGCACACATCCCTATAAAGTTTACACTTTTCAACTGAGAAAGGCCATATTACCTAGAATATGACAATATGTAAGGCTGTATATTGGTAATTTGGTATGGATTTGGAAAAATAGTCATATAAAGGTAACTTTCTCTTTTCTTAATCTGAAAGTAATAGGCAGGTTGGGGCTACAGAAAATGTATCAGGTATTTAATTCATACCAAAATCAGTAACTCCTTTCTGGTTATTTCttcaaacattttcttcttGGTTAGTTACTatatcataaataaacaatattgaaATTGCACGATTAATGTGTTATCCATATCACCATCTTTTATTGTACTCTTAAGTGTGTTTTACAATATGGTTTTACGTTTTAGTTTGATCTGCTACTTTTGTTAATTGCTTAATTAACCACATTCTCACTTCTATCCGTTTCAAATCATTCAGCCGGATAACATGGGGTGTTGACGAAGAATTTGGGGACAGAGGATTTATATCCATTGCCACAAAGATGATCCACATGTAGCAGAAGAATCCAGAAGAGcttcagcagagcagcagaaatGTCTCCCAAGGTGCCCAGTGGCCAAGGCAGAGGGGATTACTCTGCAGTACAAGTAGCTGTTCGAGTGCGTCCCCTGCTGCCCAAAGAGCTTCTACACTGCCACGAGAGCTGCATCACCGTGGACTCGGAGCTGTGTCGTGTTACTCTGGGCCATGACCGACACTTTCTTTGTGACTACCTATTTGAAGAAACTTGCTGCCAAGACGATGTTTACACTTTGTCTGTTCAGCCTCTCATTGATGCCTTCTTTCAAGGTTTCAATGCCACAGTGTTTGCTTATGGGCAGACAGGCTCAGGCAAGACTTACACCATTGGGGAAGCTAATATTtgtaagttatttatttgatatttttcatcTAACGTCCACTTCAATTGTTGTCAGTTATGTGTATTCTGTATTAAAGCttcatttaaaactgaaatcctTTTGCACAAGTAATACAGTAAATCTCACGTCAGTTGGTTGTCCAACAAAGTAAACACTGCTCTAATCAAGCTTTACCCTGACAAGTTGTtgccatttatttaattttttcgAATTGCATTTGTAGGTTCCTTTAGAGATGAGGAGCAGGGTATCATCCCCAGGGCTGTTGCAGATATCTTCAAGCTGCTGGATGAAAATGACCTCACAGACTTCTCTGTCCGGGTCTCTTATCTGGAGGTCTACAAAGAGGAGTTCAAGGACTTGCTGGAAGTGGAGACTGCCAGCAAGGACATCCTCATCCGGGAGGATAAAGGCAACATTGGTATAGGATACACTGTTGATTTGTCTTTGAGAATGTCTTTGTGGTTGTGAGATTGAATAATATGCAGCATTTCACTTTTGACTCTTTATTTATGAACTATTCTGCTTTTaatttcctgtctctctgtcttcataGTGCTTTGTGGCGTGAAGGAGTGCGAGGTGGAGGGTCTTGATGAGGTGTTGAGTTTACTAGAGTCAGGAAACACAGCCAGGCACACTGGTGCAACCCAGATGAATCAGAACTCCAGCCGGTCACACACCATTTTTACCGTGTATATGGACCAGCGCCGGGGAGCCTCTCGCCTTTATGGGACAGCTGCAAATTCTGGACCGCAAATGTTGTCTTCCAAGTTCCACTTTGTTGACCTTGCGGGGTCAGAGCGCATCTTAAAGACGGGAAACACCGGCGAGAGACTTAAAGAGAGTATCCAGATTAACAGCGGACTTCTGGCTCTGGGGAATGTTATCGGGGCACTGGGAGACCCCAAGAGGAAAGGCTCGCACATACCATACAGGGATTCTAAAATCACAAGGTACACTTTAATAAGCTCATGAGATaatcatttcacacattatGTTGTTCATAATTTAAGCATTCCTACAATGTTGATCATATAATCCTTGTTTCACCCAGGATCCTAAAAGACTCTTTGGGAGGAAATTCAAAAACCCTGATGATTGCCTGCATCAGCCCATCTTCATCAGACTTCGATGAGAGCCTGAATACACTAAACTATGCCACAAGGGCCAGAAACATTCAGAACCGGGCGACGGTTAACTGCAAGCGTGAGCCAGATCGGGTGGAGGGGCTGGAGCAACAAATTAAAGCCCTTCGCAGAGCCCTCGAAAACCGCCAGCGCTCAGAGACCCGTATCATTTCTCACGCTGATCCAAACAGGAGACCTCGACTTGGAGAGGGAGAGATCAGCAGACTGCAGGCTCAGAGCGCCCACTACAGGACGTGCACGGACACTGCTTACAGGTAAGAGCATATTGATTTTGCAAGTTGAATACTTTATTCTGCACTATCATTCTCTATTGAGTggtgtacagtatatgtaagTATAAGCCGTTGGTCCCAGTGCACAAGTTAGTTTCCTCAAAACATATTTACTGTTTCAAATCACCACCATAACAACtctaaaaatgatataaaatattatCTAAAATATATCCTAATTAAACAGAAAATGCCATTAGGAGGCCAAATCCTACAAAACAAGTGATAGAGTATCTGTGCAGCCAAAGTTTAATAAACAGTAGCTAATGTCTTTTTGTGATTCGACTCTGACATTAATAAAAGCCATACCTTAGCATTGCCATATTTCCTCCTTTCATCAGCATTGCCTATGTATTTTAGATACAGCCAGTCACAGGCTATGAGTTAGTTGCAGCTCATTGCTAAAAAGAAAGggcatgtttctttgtttactgttttttatATGTTAAACATGGCACCCTCTCTGGCAAACAGTGAAGTTTGGTGGCATAAAGCTACAGGCCGTATCATCTAGACGAGGCTTCATTCACTGGAGAGTTGGTTGTCTCTCAGCATGACTATGGCATGTTTTCTCCTTGAGGCTCATTGCATATTGTATGCTGCTCTCCTTCACATattctgttttaaatatatcACAGGTTGCTGCGGGAGCTGCAGAGTGAAGGGGCACTGACTGCAGAGCATAGTCTGAGAGTGAAGGAGTGGCTGTGCTCAGTGGAAGAGGAGCGAAGCGGACTGACCACGGCCTCCGGACCTGACAGTGGCATCGAGAACAGCTCCACTGAAGACAGTGTTGGGTTGAGGAGAGGAAGGCCCTCTGTGAGGAACCAGGTTTGTctcttttaataaaatgttttagtcATAACCCTCGGTACCCACCactaatatgtaataatatgtattattaactCAGGATCCAGAGGCTGCGGAGGAGAGGTGGAGCCTTGAGCATGGAGAGAAGGAAGACAGTATAGATATGCTTCAAGCACAGATTCAGCGTCTGGAGGGAGAGAACACAGACTTTTTAGCTGCTCTGGAGGACGCTATGGAGCAATACAAGCAGCAGGTAAGATGCAGAGCAATTCTAATACTGTTTTCCCATTAGGGCAGTATTTCCCAGTGTAATCATGGCATGACATATTAATGTACTTGGTCACAACAGGCTAGGGAGAGGTGTGATGATCCATACCATAATATAATATCACAATGTACTGATTCTCACAAGCTTTTGGTTCGTTGACTTTGCTGATTTGTTAATTATTTGATTCACCTTCTCCTGTGTCAGAGTGATAAGCTGCAGGAGCAACAGGACTTGATAGCAGAGCTGCAGTGTCTGCTGTCCACTCCAGGGCTGACAGGCCTGGGCCATAACCTGAGACCCCGGCCTCACACAGCCCCTATCGGCTCCCTGGTTCACAGTCAAAACGgaggcacacacagacaggtaacCAAGCAGCTAGTTATTGGCCTATGGTCTAGTGTGCATGTACAAGTTAAAGTGGTAAGAAATAGAAGTATGATGTAGCTTCCCAATGGGTTGATCCttgggtttgtttgtgtgtgcaggtcagTCCAGTTGGCTATCTTGGAAATGGGCTGTATGGTGATCAGGATGTTAGCCTGtatgaggagcaggagaaccTAAGAGGAGCAGATATTCTGGActcagaagaagaacaagagggCAGACTTTACATCCTCAGCCAGGAAAGACGCAAGTATGTTGTGTTTGTAGAAAAGGTTTCTTGAAACTTTGACTATTTAAAATGAGTGTTGATCAAAAACAGTATGCATATTGGGACTATGTTATGTGTgaaatatttatgtgtgtgtaatacTTATTATGTCAGACAGGTGAACATGACCTGGACCAGGAGGGATGCGCTGTCCGGAGCACCAGCAGTCGGTGTTAGAGGTCTTATCTCTCTACCTTACCAAGACCAGCACCGATGTTTAGCCAGAAAAGCATGTAAGTAGTTATTATCATAGGATTTACAGATGTTTAGTTGTTGTTGCACaggttaaaaaatgtgtttgtgtatctggTATTGAATCCTTTATACACAAATCAAACATggggtttttatttacatttacatgttcACAAATTGAGCAACTTTTAAACAGCTTTTGCTATTATAGAGGAAAAGTGACGTTCAAACAAAAGCCGTGAGTTTTTTCCAAATAGTCAACATGCTAAGAGCCTTTTCCCTAAAATCATATGTACTCTTCTGAACATATGATGTATGTGTACATTGATCAACTGAGTGAGTCCATTTTTTATAGAACTTAAAGTTATATTTGGAGATCCCAGGCACATTATGGAATGACACTGAGGCTTTGgttggtttttgtgtttcttctgcTATCAGATGTTACATGTTGTCCCAAAAGAGTCAGGTTAACATCAGGCTTATAGAATATCAATGCAAGACAATTCAATATACTTTTGCTCTGTTTTACTAGTCTCtacattgtgttttaatgttcacACATCAGCCATTTTATACCAAAGTTAAGGTGAGAGATCATATTGGGCCTAACGATCTGCGATGATACTTGAGGAAGATCTCACAAAAGGGCTGGAATTTCGACTGCCTCCTTGAAGCTCGGTCACCTTCCTCACGATACCACCATACTGACTTCCAATGTTTTCTCTCAAATCTCTGTTTAGCCAACTCCAGTTCTGGGGAGACATCTGTGCGTGAAAGTCTGAAAAGTTTTGAAGGTGTTTCAGAGAGGGGACTTCTTCAGGCACAGCAGAAGATCAGGGAGCTCTCTGTCACCATCCGTATGAAGGAGGAACTCATCAAGGAGCTGGTCAAAACCGGTAACAATTTCCATTTTGTTTCCTTCTTTAACTAAATCTTTTCCAAAGAAAGGTTTTCTTTTGAGTCTTTATACctcaatttttaaaaaaatgtttaggtaAGGATGCTCAGGCCCTGAACAAGCAGTACAGCCATAAGATCACAGCTCTGGAGCGTGAAGCTGTGCAGGCTCgacaggagctgcaggaggcccaACGGCAGCTGCAGGATCTGGAGAAGCAAGAGAGGGAGATCACTGCATCGGACAAGACCAGAGCACAGGAATGTCGCAGGAAGATAGCTGCTGCTCAGAGCAAAGTCCAGGTTTGACTGCCACACCTCTCTAATTATACCTTACTATACATAGGCCTTACCTTATTATACATAGGCAACACAACCAGGAGTTCATGATGCTGATTTGAGTTGATGAAGGGCTTCAGGAATTGGATAAAATATAGAAGTGTGTTGACTGATATCAAAATTGATGACTGATTCACAATATTGAAGAGAAGgatcattttcacattatgattcttattttgataaataattgaGGGTCATGGGGTTGATCTTTCCTAAAAGCACTTTTTCTGAAGTTTGTAAAATTGGTAGACTAAAAAATGATCTGCAACACCACAATACTTATAAAAATGGTGTTGTGACACATCTTTGGTTTGATTTTGC of the Eleginops maclovinus isolate JMC-PN-2008 ecotype Puerto Natales chromosome 4, JC_Emac_rtc_rv5, whole genome shotgun sequence genome contains:
- the kif7 gene encoding kinesin-like protein kif7 isoform X1; its protein translation is MSPKVPSGQGRGDYSAVQVAVRVRPLLPKELLHCHESCITVDSELCRVTLGHDRHFLCDYLFEETCCQDDVYTLSVQPLIDAFFQGFNATVFAYGQTGSGKTYTIGEANICSFRDEEQGIIPRAVADIFKLLDENDLTDFSVRVSYLEVYKEEFKDLLEVETASKDILIREDKGNIVLCGVKECEVEGLDEVLSLLESGNTARHTGATQMNQNSSRSHTIFTVYMDQRRGASRLYGTAANSGPQMLSSKFHFVDLAGSERILKTGNTGERLKESIQINSGLLALGNVIGALGDPKRKGSHIPYRDSKITRILKDSLGGNSKTLMIACISPSSSDFDESLNTLNYATRARNIQNRATVNCKREPDRVEGLEQQIKALRRALENRQRSETRIISHADPNRRPRLGEGEISRLQAQSAHYRTCTDTAYRLLRELQSEGALTAEHSLRVKEWLCSVEEERSGLTTASGPDSGIENSSTEDSVGLRRGRPSVRNQDPEAAEERWSLEHGEKEDSIDMLQAQIQRLEGENTDFLAALEDAMEQYKQQSDKLQEQQDLIAELQCLLSTPGLTGLGHNLRPRPHTAPIGSLVHSQNGGTHRQVSPVGYLGNGLYGDQDVSLYEEQENLRGADILDSEEEQEGRLYILSQERRKQVNMTWTRRDALSGAPAVGVRGLISLPYQDQHRCLARKASNSSSGETSVRESLKSFEGVSERGLLQAQQKIRELSVTIRMKEELIKELVKTGKDAQALNKQYSHKITALEREAVQARQELQEAQRQLQDLEKQEREITASDKTRAQECRRKIAAAQSKVQVLSQRQRDTARLANLPAQSERRVLELERSVQSMRQQQEQLQKKLREESQQKRRLESEMQRRTHRVKELEIKNEQQQKILKIKTEEVAAFQRQRRSGSNGSVISLEEQQKIEEQKRWLDEEMERVLDQRKELEDLEGELTKREQILAKKEALLQERSGLETKRLRSSQALSQNLVTLTGRIESLEQELSERNGLLRSSSAQDSQQIRQEISNLRQEKDSLLKQRVELDDKLRQGSLLSSEEERTLFQLDEAIEALDAAIEYKNEAITQRQRQLRASASMLSQWEMNLMAKLSYLSASETRALLCKYFDKVVSLREEERKLQLALAELEMQLDEQQKLVQWLDNALDRTQLDTDRRLTQQQKEHERSVQLLLQQCRDQIDEGLAGRQRQYEGWIHNLSMELNHYKAANLELSNKLRELCGPGSHSNTKAAGVGSMEKLTRFPEDSVGGRTSDQACRSREEMRELVNTPLPSTWRRSSLPTEEPAVMEELWLQATGDVHVNRVVQTGVGSWGGPASMPVVKSRRESRRSSLNIGPLTSNNALIDVRKNPV
- the kif7 gene encoding kinesin-like protein kif7 isoform X2, whose amino-acid sequence is MSPKVPSGQGRGDYSAVQVAVRVRPLLPKELLHCHESCITVDSELCRVTLGHDRHFLCDYLFEETCCQDDVYTLSVQPLIDAFFQGFNATVFAYGQTGSGKTYTIGEANICSFRDEEQGIIPRAVADIFKLLDENDLTDFSVRVSYLEVYKEEFKDLLEVETASKDILIREDKGNIVLCGVKECEVEGLDEVLSLLESGNTARHTGATQMNQNSSRSHTIFTVYMDQRRGASRLYGTAANSGPQMLSSKFHFVDLAGSERILKTGNTGERLKESIQINSGLLALGNVIGALGDPKRKGSHIPYRDSKITRILKDSLGGNSKTLMIACISPSSSDFDESLNTLNYATRARNIQNRATVNCKREPDRVEGLEQQIKALRRALENRQRSETRIISHADPNRRPRLGEGEISRLQAQSAHYRTCTDTAYRLLRELQSEGALTAEHSLRVKEWLCSVEEERSGLTTASGPDSGIENSSTEDSVGLRRGRPSVRNQDPEAAEERWSLEHGEKEDSIDMLQAQIQRLEGENTDFLAALEDAMEQYKQQSDKLQEQQDLIAELQCLLSTPGLTGLGHNLRPRPHTAPIGSLVHSQNGGTHRQVSPVGYLGNGLYGDQDVSLYEEQENLRGADILDSEEEQEGRLYILSQERRKQVNMTWTRRDALSGAPAVGVRGLISLPYQDQHRCLARKASNSSSGETSVRESLKSFEGVSERGLLQAQQKIRELSVTIRMKEELIKELVKTGKDAQALNKQYSHKITALEREAVQARQELQEAQRQLQDLEKQEREITASDKTRAQECRRKIAAAQSKVQVLSQRQRDTARLANLPAQSERRVLELERSVQSMRQQQEQLQKKLREESQQKRRLESEMQRRTHRVKELEIKNEQQQKILKIKTEEVAAFQRQRRSGSNGSVISLEEQQKIEEQKRWLDEEMERVLDQRKELEDLEGELTKREQILAKKEALLQERSGLETKRLRSSQALSQNLVTLTGRIESLEQELSERNGLLRSSSAQDSQQIRQEISNLRQEKDSLLKQRVELDDKLRQGSLLSSEEERTLFQLDEAIEALDAAIEYKNEAITQRQRQLRASASMLSQWEMNLMAKLSYLSASETRALLCKYFDKVVSLREEERKLQLALAELEMQLDEQQKLVQWLDNALDRTQLDTDRRLTQQQKEHERSVQLLLQQCRDQIDEGLAGRQRQYEGWIHNLSMELNHYKAANLELSNKLRELCGPGSHSNTKAGVGSMEKLTRFPEDSVGGRTSDQACRSREEMRELVNTPLPSTWRRSSLPTEEPAVMEELWLQATGDVHVNRVVQTGVGSWGGPASMPVVKSRRESRRSSLNIGPLTSNNALIDVRKNPV